From the Entomomonas sp. E2T0 genome, one window contains:
- a CDS encoding LOG family protein has translation MKNEQDNDLNRHYSPSSTELNNKIDELIKLALPAGAKEHKLYKELFLAATRLVQAERGHWDTKIAKNALTEMDKGFTLLERFKHHRKVTVFGSARTPVDHPLYQQAVALGQQLADNGFIVITGAGGGIMAAAHEGAGQDNALGFNIKLPFEQYANETMEGSDALLTFQFFFIRKLFFVKETEAVVLCPGGFGTWDEAMEVLTLIQTGKTPLIPVILLETPDSTYWKDAIEYFEKHLRDQQYILPSDMGLMKLLHTPEEATQEIIQFYTNYNSSRWFRETFAIRMNHPLTEQALTYINQNYRDISNNDFIQQVYDDSFKEAEFQHLTYLLFQFTGKQHGRLRELVDYINLFKNWTT, from the coding sequence ATGAAAAATGAACAAGATAATGATTTAAACCGTCATTACTCGCCAAGCTCTACTGAGTTAAATAACAAAATTGATGAGCTTATTAAGCTAGCACTCCCTGCTGGCGCAAAAGAACACAAACTTTATAAAGAATTATTTTTAGCAGCTACCCGTTTAGTTCAGGCCGAACGAGGCCATTGGGATACTAAAATAGCTAAAAATGCGCTAACTGAAATGGATAAAGGCTTTACGTTACTAGAGCGTTTTAAGCACCATCGGAAAGTAACCGTATTTGGCTCTGCTCGTACGCCTGTAGATCATCCTCTTTACCAACAGGCAGTAGCTTTAGGCCAACAGCTTGCTGACAACGGTTTTATCGTTATTACAGGTGCTGGTGGTGGTATTATGGCAGCAGCTCACGAAGGAGCTGGGCAAGATAACGCCCTAGGCTTCAATATTAAGCTACCTTTTGAACAATACGCCAATGAAACAATGGAAGGTAGTGATGCACTACTTACTTTCCAGTTTTTCTTTATCCGTAAATTATTCTTTGTTAAAGAGACAGAAGCTGTAGTGCTTTGCCCTGGTGGTTTTGGTACTTGGGATGAGGCTATGGAAGTATTAACCCTGATTCAAACAGGTAAAACACCACTAATCCCTGTGATTCTTTTAGAAACGCCTGATAGTACTTACTGGAAAGATGCTATTGAATATTTTGAGAAGCACTTAAGAGATCAACAATATATTTTGCCTAGTGATATGGGCTTAATGAAGCTGTTGCATACACCAGAAGAAGCAACTCAAGAAATTATTCAGTTCTATACAAACTATAACTCTAGCCGTTGGTTTAGGGAAACCTTTGCTATCAGAATGAATCATCCTTTAACTGAACAAGCATTAACTTATATTAATCAAAACTATCGAGATATTAGTAATAATGACTTTATTCAGCAGGTTTATGATGACAGCTTTAAAGAAGCTGAGTTTCAACATTTAACCTATCTACTGTTCCAATTTACAGGCAAACAGCATGGCCGCTTAAGAGAATTAGTAGATTATATCAATTTATTTAAAAACTGGACAACATAA
- the proP gene encoding glycine betaine/L-proline transporter ProP translates to MSSQTTSNQSTELSLEDITIIDNDKLKKAVTASALGNAMEWFDFGVYGFIAITLGKVFFPETTGSVQILATLATFAVAFLVRPIGGVFFGLLGDKLGRQKILATTILIMAISTFCIGLIPSYETIGLWAPILLLACRLLQGFSTGGEYSGATIFIAEYSPDRKRGFMGSWLDFGSIAGFLLGAGFVTLITYLLTDQQLLDWGWRIPFFIAGPLGLIGLYLRSHLDETPTFEQHQEKQQADEEHGISKVSFKEILLRHWRPLLICIGLVIVMNVTYYMLLTYMPSYLNHNLHYAESHGVILIIVIMIGMLFVQPTIGFLSDKIGRKPIVIVGCVGLFCLSIPCFYLITTGKVAYIFIGLMILGVLLNMFTGVMASTLPALFPTSIRYSALAISFNISVSLFCGTTPLIAAWLTETTNNLMMPAYYLMVVAVIGLLAILFTKETANRPLRGATPAASDRAEAKELLQEHHDYIETKVEELTEQINELTEKRDQLIEQHPDLK, encoded by the coding sequence ATGTCATCACAAACAACATCTAATCAATCTACCGAGCTTAGTCTTGAAGATATTACTATTATCGACAACGATAAACTTAAAAAGGCAGTAACTGCTTCTGCATTAGGCAATGCAATGGAATGGTTTGATTTTGGTGTTTATGGTTTTATCGCCATAACCCTTGGCAAAGTATTTTTTCCTGAAACCACAGGTTCAGTTCAAATCCTTGCCACCCTTGCTACCTTTGCTGTGGCCTTTTTGGTTAGACCCATAGGTGGAGTGTTTTTTGGCCTCTTAGGCGATAAATTAGGACGTCAAAAAATACTAGCCACCACTATTTTAATTATGGCTATCAGTACCTTTTGTATTGGACTGATTCCTAGCTATGAAACTATTGGCCTTTGGGCACCTATTTTGCTACTTGCTTGTCGTTTACTACAAGGTTTCTCAACAGGCGGTGAATATTCAGGTGCTACCATTTTTATTGCTGAATACTCCCCTGATCGCAAACGTGGTTTTATGGGAAGTTGGTTAGACTTTGGCTCTATTGCTGGTTTCTTACTAGGTGCAGGGTTTGTTACTTTAATTACCTATTTGCTAACCGATCAACAGTTACTGGATTGGGGTTGGCGGATTCCTTTCTTTATTGCTGGCCCCTTAGGGCTTATCGGCCTCTACTTAAGAAGTCACTTAGATGAAACACCAACCTTTGAACAACATCAAGAAAAACAACAGGCTGATGAAGAACATGGAATTAGTAAAGTTTCTTTTAAAGAAATCTTATTACGCCACTGGCGACCACTACTTATTTGTATTGGTTTAGTGATTGTAATGAATGTTACTTATTATATGTTGTTAACCTATATGCCAAGCTACCTTAACCATAATCTCCACTATGCTGAAAGTCATGGTGTTATTCTGATTATTGTAATTATGATTGGCATGCTGTTTGTACAGCCCACTATTGGTTTTTTAAGTGATAAAATTGGTAGAAAACCTATTGTTATCGTTGGTTGTGTAGGTCTATTTTGTTTATCCATTCCTTGCTTCTATCTTATTACCACAGGCAAAGTAGCTTATATCTTTATTGGATTAATGATTTTAGGCGTGTTGCTTAATATGTTTACAGGGGTAATGGCATCAACCTTGCCTGCTTTATTCCCTACCAGTATTCGTTACAGTGCATTAGCTATTTCATTTAATATCTCAGTATCATTATTTTGTGGTACTACCCCTCTTATTGCCGCTTGGTTAACTGAAACAACAAATAACTTAATGATGCCTGCCTATTATTTAATGGTAGTGGCTGTGATAGGTTTGCTTGCTATTTTATTTACTAAAGAAACAGCTAATCGGCCACTACGCGGTGCGACTCCTGCTGCATCTGATAGAGCAGAAGCTAAAGAACTACTACAAGAACACCATGATTATATTGAAACAAAAGTGGAAGAGTTGACTGAACAAATAAATGAATTAACTGAAAAACGCGATCAACTAATTGAACAACATCCTGATCTTAAATAA
- the ggt gene encoding gamma-glutamyltransferase, with amino-acid sequence MPFFLRSICKVCYAIIIVILVNTYVAAEEDSPLSAGAVASPNSYGTIAAQEILAKGGNAVDAAVATAFVLAVTYPEAGNIGGGGFMTLWMNGKGYFLDYREIAPAKATTNMYLDSKGEVVANLSLYSHKAVAVPGTVAGMWAAHQRFGKLSWQEVLAPAISYAKEGFMVDEQLMQRYREVLDKVPANGHFKEYFGAMKIAQPFKQPELAAVLERISEQGVNDFYQGETAQLIVKQMADNDGLITESDLNGYQAKWRDPLVAKWHGMQVITAPPPSSGGVGLLQLLLMKQALANDFKGVRPNTARYVHLLAEIEKRVFADRAEYMGDPDFINVPVKKLLAADYLANRAKEVNPYAISATENIEPGLTPEKLQTTHFSIVDKWGNGVSNTYTLNGWFGSGVVVKGAGILLNNEMDDFSSKAGVANQFGVVGSEANAIKPYKRPLSSMTPTILTKDNKIVMVIGTPGGSRIITSIFQVIVNVFDNHMSLEQAVSTPRYHHQLLPKDRIFIERFQQGVPQLLKVRLQQMGYNFYQQDFSGDIQVIQIINDKPKAVADPRGRGRALIVE; translated from the coding sequence ATGCCATTTTTCTTGAGATCTATTTGTAAAGTTTGTTATGCAATCATTATTGTTATATTGGTTAATACATATGTTGCGGCAGAAGAAGATTCACCATTATCTGCTGGTGCAGTGGCTTCTCCAAATAGCTATGGAACAATAGCAGCTCAAGAAATATTAGCTAAAGGTGGTAATGCTGTTGATGCTGCAGTAGCCACAGCATTTGTGTTAGCAGTAACTTACCCTGAGGCAGGTAATATTGGTGGTGGCGGCTTTATGACCCTGTGGATGAATGGTAAGGGGTATTTTTTAGATTACCGAGAAATAGCACCAGCTAAAGCAACCACTAATATGTATCTAGACAGTAAAGGCGAAGTAGTGGCTAATTTAAGCCTATACTCACATAAAGCAGTGGCTGTACCTGGTACTGTAGCAGGTATGTGGGCTGCCCATCAACGCTTTGGTAAGCTCTCTTGGCAAGAAGTGTTAGCACCTGCGATTAGTTATGCTAAAGAAGGCTTTATGGTTGATGAGCAACTAATGCAACGTTATCGCGAGGTATTGGATAAAGTACCAGCCAATGGGCATTTTAAAGAATACTTTGGTGCTATGAAGATTGCTCAACCCTTTAAACAACCAGAGTTAGCTGCTGTATTAGAGCGTATTTCTGAACAAGGCGTTAATGATTTTTATCAAGGTGAAACAGCCCAACTTATTGTTAAACAAATGGCTGATAATGATGGCTTGATAACCGAAAGTGATTTAAACGGCTATCAAGCAAAATGGCGTGATCCATTAGTTGCAAAATGGCATGGTATGCAAGTTATCACTGCGCCACCACCTAGTTCAGGTGGGGTTGGTTTATTACAGTTATTATTAATGAAGCAAGCGTTAGCTAATGACTTTAAAGGGGTTAGGCCAAATACGGCACGTTATGTCCACTTATTAGCTGAAATTGAAAAGCGAGTATTTGCTGATAGAGCTGAGTATATGGGAGACCCAGACTTTATTAATGTGCCTGTTAAAAAACTATTAGCGGCAGATTATTTAGCTAATCGTGCTAAAGAAGTTAATCCTTATGCTATTTCAGCGACTGAAAATATCGAACCTGGTTTGACTCCAGAGAAGTTACAAACTACCCATTTTTCTATTGTGGATAAATGGGGTAATGGTGTTTCCAATACTTATACGTTAAATGGTTGGTTTGGTTCTGGCGTAGTAGTAAAAGGGGCAGGTATTTTATTAAATAATGAAATGGATGACTTTAGTAGTAAAGCAGGTGTAGCAAATCAGTTTGGTGTGGTGGGGAGTGAGGCCAATGCCATAAAACCTTATAAAAGACCTTTGTCTTCTATGACACCCACTATTTTAACTAAGGATAATAAAATAGTGATGGTGATAGGAACTCCTGGTGGTTCACGTATTATTACTTCTATTTTTCAAGTGATTGTTAATGTGTTTGATAACCATATGTCTTTAGAACAGGCAGTGTCTACTCCCCGTTATCATCACCAATTATTACCCAAGGATCGTATTTTTATTGAGCGTTTTCAACAAGGAGTTCCTCAATTACTAAAAGTAAGGTTACAACAAATGGGCTATAACTTTTATCAGCAAGATTTTAGTGGTGATATTCAGGTTATTCAAATTATTAATGATAAACCTAAAGCAGTAGCTGACCCTAGGGGGCGAGGTAGGGCATTAATAGTGGAATAA
- a CDS encoding DUF4166 domain-containing protein: MKTPPINIFAHLLGERYNEIPQAIQDFHNTPCILWQGEAKAGGATHFMTNLMRKVMGFPQPSDNLPITVNVYYTDEGKECWTRRFGDTVFSSILALDKNNPQQMYERFGPVKQYFILETVDNWLCWKLQYCTFLGIKLPKFLSPQVIANEGVDTDGTYQFVAKVTLPLIGTLVEYNGYLTKAQ, encoded by the coding sequence ATGAAAACACCACCTATCAATATCTTCGCTCATCTATTAGGTGAGCGTTATAATGAAATCCCCCAAGCTATTCAGGATTTTCATAATACTCCTTGTATTTTGTGGCAAGGTGAAGCAAAAGCAGGTGGTGCTACTCATTTTATGACAAATCTTATGCGTAAAGTAATGGGATTTCCACAACCCTCTGATAATTTACCTATTACTGTCAATGTTTACTATACAGATGAAGGCAAGGAATGTTGGACAAGACGCTTTGGTGACACAGTGTTTTCTTCTATTCTCGCCCTAGATAAAAATAATCCACAACAAATGTATGAAAGGTTTGGTCCAGTGAAACAGTACTTTATCTTAGAAACTGTTGATAACTGGTTATGTTGGAAACTACAATACTGTACCTTTCTTGGCATTAAACTCCCTAAATTTCTTTCCCCACAAGTTATCGCTAATGAAGGCGTGGATACAGATGGTACCTATCAATTCGTTGCTAAAGTTACACTGCCATTGATAGGTACATTGGTAGAATACAACGGTTACTTAACTAAGGCTCAATAA
- the hslO gene encoding Hsp33 family molecular chaperone HslO, which yields MKQDITQRFLFENLDVRGEIVSLEHSYHEVLTRHQYPAPVAKLLGELLAASALLCGTLKFDGTLVLQARSEGPLPLLMVECNSNREIRGIARYEAEQINDSMSLQELMPNGILALTVDPTQGKRYQGIVALEGETLASSLSSYFASSEQLPTYFWLCADGKQAKGFLLQALPAEKQHDDDERQNTWQHLTVLANSLNADEFLTVDNSTILHRLYHEEDIRLFEKLPIKFHCSCSRERSANALRSLGEADAFALLDEQQGKITIDCQFCNKEYIFDIADVTQLFKDGSSNPPADTRH from the coding sequence ATGAAACAAGATATAACACAACGTTTCCTATTCGAAAACTTAGATGTACGTGGTGAAATAGTTTCCCTAGAGCATAGTTATCACGAAGTATTAACGCGTCATCAATATCCTGCACCTGTGGCTAAATTACTAGGTGAACTCCTAGCAGCCAGTGCTTTATTGTGTGGCACCTTAAAATTTGATGGTACTTTAGTATTACAAGCGCGCTCTGAAGGCCCTTTACCCTTATTAATGGTGGAATGTAATAGTAATCGCGAAATTCGTGGTATTGCTCGTTATGAAGCCGAACAAATAAATGACTCCATGTCCCTGCAAGAGTTAATGCCTAATGGTATCCTAGCATTAACAGTTGACCCTACACAGGGTAAACGTTATCAAGGTATAGTAGCGTTAGAGGGTGAAACATTAGCCAGTAGTCTGTCTAGCTATTTTGCTAGTTCTGAGCAATTACCTACCTATTTTTGGCTATGCGCTGATGGCAAACAGGCCAAAGGCTTTTTATTACAAGCCTTACCTGCTGAAAAACAACATGACGATGATGAACGTCAGAACACTTGGCAACACCTTACGGTTTTAGCAAACTCATTAAATGCTGATGAGTTCTTAACAGTAGATAATTCGACTATCTTACATCGTTTATATCATGAAGAAGATATTCGACTTTTTGAAAAATTACCTATAAAGTTTCATTGCAGTTGTTCCCGTGAGCGCTCAGCGAATGCTTTGCGTAGTTTAGGTGAGGCAGATGCATTCGCTTTACTGGATGAACAACAAGGTAAGATTACTATTGACTGCCAGTTCTGTAATAAAGAATATATTTTCGATATTGCTGATGTTACACAATTATTTAAGGATGGTTCTAGCAACCCTCCTGCTGATACGAGGCATTAG
- a CDS encoding phosphatase PAP2 family protein — MGDAQLLQPVWQTKKIVFCNVFALILLLLWAWPLTHDLAMRFDVAFFRVLNDSLKENYVWASIWAIMSSRFFDFIVAIILLVLLIKADWLYGAKMVRQAFFALLVIMLLQVVVRIIFTKLVIAFGWQHASPTATLDDAYRLSRHFDFFEQKLEIKDSSNRSFPGDHASVLMIWALFLSVFARKFSQYFIVWLLAIIFMMPRLIAGAHWASDDYIGGLILALLALGWGMYTPFAAKLSSGLVCITKPIFRLVNKIPVLNRLAIVRYPE; from the coding sequence ATGGGCGATGCTCAATTATTACAACCTGTCTGGCAAACAAAAAAGATAGTATTTTGCAATGTATTTGCACTTATTTTGTTATTGCTGTGGGCATGGCCATTAACTCATGATTTAGCCATGAGGTTTGATGTTGCTTTTTTTAGAGTACTCAATGATTCTTTAAAAGAGAATTATGTGTGGGCTAGTATTTGGGCAATAATGAGTAGTCGCTTTTTTGATTTTATCGTAGCTATTATTTTACTGGTTTTGTTGATAAAAGCAGATTGGCTATATGGCGCTAAGATGGTAAGGCAAGCATTTTTTGCGTTATTAGTGATTATGTTATTGCAAGTAGTTGTACGTATTATTTTTACCAAGTTAGTTATTGCTTTTGGTTGGCAGCATGCTAGTCCTACAGCAACGTTAGATGATGCCTATCGTCTTTCTAGGCATTTTGATTTTTTTGAACAAAAATTAGAAATTAAAGATAGCTCTAATAGAAGTTTTCCAGGCGATCATGCCTCAGTATTGATGATATGGGCATTATTCTTATCAGTATTTGCACGTAAATTTAGTCAATATTTTATTGTTTGGTTATTGGCTATTATATTTATGATGCCTCGCTTAATCGCTGGTGCACACTGGGCATCAGATGATTATATTGGTGGTTTGATCTTAGCTTTATTGGCACTAGGTTGGGGAATGTATACGCCTTTTGCCGCTAAGTTAAGTAGTGGTTTAGTATGTATTACAAAACCTATTTTCCGCTTAGTTAACAAAATTCCTGTGCTTAATCGATTAGCTATTGTTCGTTATCCAGAATAA
- a CDS encoding diacylglycerol kinase — MEKSPFKGTRGLKRIINATGYSMDGLKVAFKNEAAFRTLLGLSVVLIPIALLLPVAPVEKAIMVAVCLLSVIIELFNSAIEAVVDRISLERHELSKNAKDLGSAAQFIGLWTIFIVWGIILIGHYL; from the coding sequence ATGGAAAAGTCGCCTTTTAAAGGAACACGTGGTTTAAAACGGATTATTAATGCAACAGGCTATTCTATGGATGGTTTAAAGGTGGCCTTTAAAAATGAGGCTGCTTTTCGTACTTTATTAGGGCTAAGTGTTGTCTTAATTCCTATTGCATTATTACTGCCAGTAGCTCCTGTAGAAAAGGCGATCATGGTTGCTGTTTGTCTATTATCGGTGATTATTGAATTGTTTAACTCGGCGATTGAGGCAGTGGTTGATCGGATTTCGTTGGAACGTCATGAGCTTTCAAAAAATGCTAAGGATTTAGGCAGTGCTGCTCAATTTATAGGATTATGGACAATTTTTATTGTGTGGGGAATTATTTTAATAGGCCATTATTTATAG
- a CDS encoding glutathione S-transferase N-terminal domain-containing protein yields MGTTPHFICYSSPIDHYSHRIRLVLAEKDIGITIRNVDPNYYPPNLAELNPYSSLPVLVERDLVLYDSIVIMEYLEDRYPYPPLLPAYPSDKASRRLLVYRIQRDWCHLVDLILDPKTKVTTQNAARKELRESLIGVSAVFSEKPYFLSNDFSLADCCLLPILWRLPLLDIEIPKTGKGLLAYMDRGFNRASFQASLSEQELKLAGAN; encoded by the coding sequence ATGGGTACTACCCCCCATTTTATATGCTATTCGAGTCCAATAGATCATTATTCTCACCGTATACGTTTAGTATTAGCAGAGAAAGACATTGGTATAACAATACGTAATGTAGACCCTAATTATTATCCTCCCAATCTGGCAGAGTTAAATCCGTATAGTAGTTTACCTGTGTTAGTTGAACGAGATTTAGTACTTTATGACTCAATAGTTATTATGGAGTATTTAGAAGATCGTTATCCTTATCCACCTCTATTGCCAGCTTATCCTAGCGATAAGGCGAGTAGGCGATTATTAGTGTACCGTATCCAAAGAGATTGGTGTCACTTAGTCGATCTTATACTTGATCCTAAAACCAAAGTAACTACTCAAAATGCAGCACGTAAAGAATTAAGAGAAAGTTTAATAGGTGTTTCAGCTGTTTTTAGTGAAAAACCTTATTTTCTCAGTAATGATTTCTCGTTAGCTGATTGTTGTTTATTACCCATTTTATGGCGTTTACCTTTATTGGATATTGAGATTCCTAAAACGGGCAAAGGCTTATTAGCCTATATGGATCGAGGCTTTAATAGAGCAAGTTTCCAAGCTAGTTTGTCTGAGCAAGAGTTAAAATTAGCAGGGGCGAATTAA
- a CDS encoding ClpXP protease specificity-enhancing factor has protein sequence MKSNRPYLIRALYEWILDNDCTPYILVDVNLPNVSVPDGFAEDGQIVLNLAPAAIKHLLMDNEAISFEGRFAGVVQRPYVPIIAVKAIYAKENGYGMFFEHDPLLEQENNEPDDKPPSPDTPTPRKKPSLKVVK, from the coding sequence ATGAAGTCTAATCGCCCTTATCTAATACGCGCGCTGTATGAATGGATTTTAGATAATGATTGTACGCCCTATATATTAGTGGATGTTAATCTACCTAATGTAAGTGTACCCGATGGTTTTGCCGAAGATGGGCAGATTGTTTTAAATCTTGCACCTGCGGCTATTAAACATTTACTGATGGATAATGAAGCAATTAGCTTTGAAGGGCGTTTTGCAGGTGTGGTACAAAGACCTTATGTACCTATTATTGCTGTTAAAGCAATTTATGCTAAAGAAAATGGCTATGGTATGTTCTTTGAACATGATCCCTTATTAGAGCAAGAAAATAATGAACCAGATGATAAGCCACCTTCACCAGACACACCTACACCTCGTAAGAAGCCAAGCCTAAAAGTGGTCAAATAA
- the pdxY gene encoding pyridoxal kinase PdxY: MKSVPQILTIQSHVVFGHAGNAAAVFPMQRLGVNVWPLNTVQFSNHTQYKQWTGQVLPPKQIFELAQGIEAIGELANCDAILSGYLGTAEQGREILQVAKHIKELNPKAIYLCDPVMGHPEKGCVVAPEVSEFLLKEAASAADYLTPNQLELDSFIGRHPTSLDDCAEMAKSLLKYGPKAIMVKHLNYPEKQPDSFEMLLVTEQETWHLQRPLLAFPKQPVGVGDLTSGIFLSCLLLGNSLLDAFEFCAAAVHEVLLETQKHGSYELELVAAQDRIAHPRVKFAAKKL, from the coding sequence ATGAAATCTGTTCCGCAAATATTGACCATTCAATCACATGTGGTTTTTGGTCATGCTGGTAATGCGGCGGCTGTATTTCCGATGCAACGCCTAGGCGTTAATGTATGGCCACTTAATACTGTACAATTTTCTAACCATACCCAATATAAACAATGGACGGGGCAAGTTTTACCACCTAAGCAAATTTTTGAACTAGCGCAAGGCATTGAAGCTATTGGAGAGTTAGCAAACTGTGACGCTATTCTTTCTGGTTATTTAGGTACAGCTGAACAAGGCCGTGAAATCCTCCAAGTAGCTAAGCATATTAAAGAACTTAACCCGAAAGCTATTTATTTATGTGATCCTGTGATGGGACATCCTGAAAAAGGTTGTGTTGTAGCGCCAGAAGTCAGTGAGTTTTTATTAAAAGAAGCAGCTTCTGCGGCTGACTATTTAACACCTAACCAATTAGAATTAGACAGCTTTATTGGTCGTCACCCTACTTCCCTAGATGACTGTGCTGAAATGGCCAAAAGTCTTTTAAAATATGGCCCTAAAGCCATTATGGTGAAACATTTAAATTATCCAGAAAAACAACCTGATAGTTTTGAAATGCTCTTAGTAACTGAACAAGAAACATGGCATTTACAACGCCCATTGTTAGCTTTTCCTAAACAACCTGTTGGTGTAGGTGATCTAACATCAGGCATATTCTTATCTTGTTTATTACTAGGTAATAGTTTACTCGATGCCTTTGAATTTTGTGCTGCCGCGGTACATGAGGTATTATTAGAAACACAAAAACATGGCAGTTATGAATTAGAGTTAGTGGCTGCGCAAGATCGTATAGCTCACCCAAGAGTTAAGTTTGCGGCTAAAAAGCTTTAG
- a CDS encoding DMT family transporter, with translation MHTSSGRWLLGLALALTTAILWGLLPVVMKEVLKGMDAYTVTWYRFTVAGVCLFSYLYLKGKLPRFKNFGYKGYLLLLLAMLGLLGNYVTYMMGLNLLTPGTTQLMMQIGQIMLIVSSVIIFKESFNHVQVMAVIILLVGFLLFFNQRLIELLTSLGSYTIGIIILVISSMLWTGYALCQKQLLVHWNSMQILMMIYLGSSLFLFPTSHPSQITQLTSLQFWLLVFSCANTIIAYGAFAEALAHWEASKVTATLAIAPLVTFIGATVGAFFWPAYFIADSLNILAYLGAIIVVMGSALVALSPIVMQKIKARRKQTNYSQLS, from the coding sequence ATGCATACATCATCAGGCCGCTGGCTGTTAGGGCTAGCATTGGCTTTAACGACAGCTATTCTATGGGGCCTTTTACCCGTAGTTATGAAAGAAGTTTTAAAAGGCATGGACGCTTATACAGTGACATGGTATCGCTTTACTGTGGCTGGCGTATGCTTATTCAGTTACCTTTACTTAAAAGGCAAATTGCCTCGCTTTAAAAATTTTGGTTATAAAGGATACCTATTATTATTGTTAGCTATGCTCGGTTTATTAGGTAACTATGTTACTTATATGATGGGCTTAAACCTATTAACACCAGGTACAACTCAATTAATGATGCAAATTGGCCAAATCATGCTTATCGTTAGTAGTGTGATTATCTTTAAAGAGTCTTTTAATCATGTGCAAGTAATGGCGGTTATTATTTTACTGGTAGGTTTTCTACTCTTTTTTAATCAACGACTGATTGAATTACTAACCTCACTAGGTAGTTATACTATTGGTATTATTATTTTAGTTATTTCCTCTATGCTATGGACTGGTTATGCACTTTGCCAAAAACAGTTGTTAGTGCATTGGAACTCTATGCAAATTTTAATGATGATCTATTTAGGCAGTAGTTTATTCTTATTCCCGACTAGTCATCCTTCACAAATCACCCAACTAACTAGCCTACAATTTTGGTTACTGGTCTTTAGTTGTGCCAATACTATTATTGCTTATGGGGCGTTTGCTGAAGCCCTAGCTCACTGGGAAGCCTCAAAAGTTACAGCTACTTTAGCTATTGCACCCTTAGTAACCTTTATTGGTGCCACAGTTGGCGCATTTTTCTGGCCTGCTTACTTTATAGCAGACTCTTTAAATATTTTAGCTTATTTGGGTGCTATTATTGTGGTAATGGGTTCAGCCTTAGTCGCCCTTTCCCCCATCGTCATGCAAAAAATAAAAGCACGTCGTAAGCAAACTAACTATAGCCAGTTATCTTGA
- a CDS encoding outer membrane protein assembly factor BamE, translated as MFKKTTLILCITSLAVLAGCNKLTEDNYSKLKMGMERKEVERIFGSPKECQSAFKATNCSWQEGEASLQVQFVDSKVLSYFGNKIK; from the coding sequence ATGTTTAAAAAAACCACCCTTATCTTATGTATCACTAGCCTTGCAGTATTGGCAGGCTGTAATAAGCTTACTGAAGATAACTACAGCAAGTTAAAAATGGGCATGGAGCGTAAAGAAGTTGAACGTATCTTTGGTAGCCCAAAAGAATGCCAAAGCGCTTTTAAAGCAACTAACTGTAGTTGGCAAGAAGGTGAAGCATCATTACAAGTACAATTTGTAGATAGTAAAGTGCTTAGCTATTTTGGTAATAAAATTAAATAG